The Amycolatopsis sp. DG1A-15b genome contains the following window.
TGAGAGGGTGACTTGCGTTTCGCAGGCGTCACCGACCGCATGAACCTGACCGGGTAATGCCGGCGTAGGGAGTGAAGTCGTTGACGACGCTAGAGAACAATGCTGCCGTAAAGGTGACCACCGGGCCGATCACCGGCTCGCACAAGGCTTACCAGCAGACGGAATCCGGGCTCCGCGTCCCCGTCCGGCGGATCGATCTCTCCAATGGCGAGCAGTTCGACGTTTACGACACGTCGGGCCCGTACACGGACCCGGACGTCGAGATCGACGTCCACAGTGGACTTCACCGGCTCCGGGCCGGCTGGGCCGACGGGCGCGAGCACAACACCCAGCTCGGCTGGGCCAAACAGGGCGTCATCACCCGCGAAATGGAGTACATCGCGGCCCGCGAACGGGTTTCGCCGGAATTCGTGCGCGACGAGGTCGCCCGCGGCCGCGCGGTGATCCCCGCCAACCGCAAGCACCCCGAGACCGAGCCGATGATCATCGGCAAGAACTTCCTGGTGAAGATCAACGCCAACATGGGCAACTCGGCCGTCTGGTCGTCGGTCGAGGAAGAGGTCGACAAGATGGTGTGGGCCACCCGCTGGGGCGCCGACACGATCATGGACCTCTCCACCGGCAAGCGGATCCACGAGACGCGCGAGTGGATCATCCGCAACTCGCCGGTCCCGGTCGGCACCGTGCCGATCTACCAGGCGCTGGAAAAGGTCGACGGCGAACCGGAAAAGCTGTCGTGGGAGGTGTACCGCGACACCATCATCGAGCAGTGCGAGCAGGGTGTCGACTACGTCACCGTGCACGCCGGCGTGCTGCTGCGCTACATCCCGCTGACCGCGCGGCGCGTCACCGGCATCGTCAGCCGCGGCGGGTCGATCATGGCCGCCTGGTGCCTCGCGCACCACCAAGAGTCCTTTTTGTACACGCACTTCGAGGAACTCTGCGAGATCCTCCGGCAGTACGACGTCACGTTCTCCCTGGGCGACGGCCTGCGTCCGGGCTCGATCGCCGACGCCAACGACCGCGCCCAGTTCGCCGAGCTGGAAACCCTCGGTGAGCTGACGCACATCGCGCGTTCGCACGACGTCCAGGTGATGATCGAGGGCCCCGGTCACGTGCCGATGCACAAGATCAAGGAGAACGTGGAGCTCGAGGAAAAGCTGTGCGGTGAAGCGCCGTTCTACACCCTCGGCCCGCTCGCGACGGACATCGCCCCGGCGTACGACCACATCACGTCGGCCATCGGCGCGGCGCAGATCGGCTGGTACGGCACGGCGATGCTGTGTTACGTGACGCCGAAGGAGCACCTGGGCCTGCCCAACCGCGACGACGTCAAAACGGGCGTGATCACGTACAAGATCGCCGCGCACGCCGCGGACCTGGCCAAGGGGCACAAGTACGCGCAGGAGTGGGACGACGAGCTGTCCAAGGCGCGCTTCGAGTTCCGCTGGAACGACCAGTTCAACCTGTCGCTGGACCCGGACACCGCACGCTCGTTCCACGACGAAACGCTGCCCGCCGAGCCGGCCAAGACCGCGCACTTCTGCTCGATGTGCGGCCCGAAGTTCTGCTCGATGCGGATCACGCAGGACGTCCGCAAGTACGCCGAAGAGCACGGTCTGTCCACTGTGGAGGCCATCGAGGCCGGCATGGCTTCGAAGTCGGCGGAGTTCACCGAGTCCGGCGGCCAGGTGTACCTGCCGGTGGTGCAGCCGTGACACCGAGGACCGCCCTCACCATCGCCGGATCGGACTCCGGCGGTGGTGCGGGCATCCAGGCCGACCTGCGGACCTTCTTCGCGCACGGGGTACACGGGCTCGTCGCGCTGACGGCGGTCACCGTGCAGAACTCGCTGGGCGTGCAGGGTTTCACGGAGATCCCGGCCGACGTCGTCACCGCGCAGATCAAGGCCGTGGCGTCGGACATGGGTGTCAACGCCGCGAAGACGGGCATGCTGGCGACGGCCGAGATCATCCGCTCGGTGGCGAAGACCCTGGACGAGGTCGAGGTCGGGCCGTTCGTGGTCGACCCGGTCGCGGCCTCGATGACGGGTGACCCGCTGCTGCGAGAGGACGCCCTGGAGGCGATCCGCACGGAGTTGTTCCCGCGCGCGACGCTGATCACGCCGAACCTCGACGAGGTCCGGCTGCTGACGGGCGTTTCGGTCGTGGACCCGGCTTCGCAGCGTTCGGCCGCCGAAGCCCTGCTGGAGTTCGGCTCGCAGTGGGTCCTGGTCAAGGGTGGCCACATGACGGGCACCGCGGACTGCGTGGACCTGCTCTCGGACGGCCGGGAGTTCATCTCCCTCAGCGGGCCGCGCTACGAGACGGAGAACACCCACGGCGGCGGCGACACCTTGGCGTCGGCGATCACGGCGTCGCTCGCGAAGGGCGCTTCGGTACCGGACGCCGTGGCGGCGGGGAAGAAGTTCATCGAGCGGTGCGTGGCGGAGGCCTATCCGCTGGGCGCCGGCGTGGGGCCGGTCTCGCCGTTCTGGGTGCTGAACCCGTAACTCGCGTGATCCAAGCCGGAACTCGCGTGATTGGAGCCGGAACTCGCGAGTTACGGCCTCAGTCACGCGAATCACGGCTGTACTCACGCGAATTACGGGTCAGCGGACCGGCTGGAGTTCGCGGCCGTCGTACTCCTCGCGGGCCGAACGGATGCGGGCGAAGTTCGCCTGGCTCCACGTGCTCAACGCGATCAGGTGCGCGCCCACCTCGGAGCCAATCTCCGTCAGCGCGTACTCCACCGTCGGCCGGCGGGCCGGAGGTGCTCCGCGTCACCGAGGCACCGCGCCCCGAACCCGGGCCGACGGAGGTCCTGGTGCGAGTACACGCAGCCGCGGTCAACCCGGTCGACTGGAAGGTGCGGCGCGGCGGCGGGTTCCTCGGCGAGCCGCCGTTCACCGTCGGCTGGGACGTCGCCGGTGTCGTCGAGGAGGCCGGCTTCGGCGCGACCGGCGTCCAGGAGGGCCGCTGCCCTGCCGCTGGCCGGGCTGACCGCGTGGCA
Protein-coding sequences here:
- the thiC gene encoding phosphomethylpyrimidine synthase ThiC codes for the protein MTTLENNAAVKVTTGPITGSHKAYQQTESGLRVPVRRIDLSNGEQFDVYDTSGPYTDPDVEIDVHSGLHRLRAGWADGREHNTQLGWAKQGVITREMEYIAARERVSPEFVRDEVARGRAVIPANRKHPETEPMIIGKNFLVKINANMGNSAVWSSVEEEVDKMVWATRWGADTIMDLSTGKRIHETREWIIRNSPVPVGTVPIYQALEKVDGEPEKLSWEVYRDTIIEQCEQGVDYVTVHAGVLLRYIPLTARRVTGIVSRGGSIMAAWCLAHHQESFLYTHFEELCEILRQYDVTFSLGDGLRPGSIADANDRAQFAELETLGELTHIARSHDVQVMIEGPGHVPMHKIKENVELEEKLCGEAPFYTLGPLATDIAPAYDHITSAIGAAQIGWYGTAMLCYVTPKEHLGLPNRDDVKTGVITYKIAAHAADLAKGHKYAQEWDDELSKARFEFRWNDQFNLSLDPDTARSFHDETLPAEPAKTAHFCSMCGPKFCSMRITQDVRKYAEEHGLSTVEAIEAGMASKSAEFTESGGQVYLPVVQP
- the thiD gene encoding bifunctional hydroxymethylpyrimidine kinase/phosphomethylpyrimidine kinase, which codes for MTPRTALTIAGSDSGGGAGIQADLRTFFAHGVHGLVALTAVTVQNSLGVQGFTEIPADVVTAQIKAVASDMGVNAAKTGMLATAEIIRSVAKTLDEVEVGPFVVDPVAASMTGDPLLREDALEAIRTELFPRATLITPNLDEVRLLTGVSVVDPASQRSAAEALLEFGSQWVLVKGGHMTGTADCVDLLSDGREFISLSGPRYETENTHGGGDTLASAITASLAKGASVPDAVAAGKKFIERCVAEAYPLGAGVGPVSPFWVLNP